In Actinoplanes derwentensis, the following proteins share a genomic window:
- a CDS encoding SDR family NAD(P)-dependent oxidoreductase, translated as MELNGFVAAITGGGSGIGAATARRLSLAGAKVGILDLNPGAGHFIKCDVSDGASLDAAMSELADTYGGIDLLINSAGISSVGTVEENDDAEWARVLDVNVTGIARASRAALPYLRRSRNPVIVNLSSIAASAGLLKRALYSASKGAVHALTLSMAADLVGEGIRVCCVAPGTVDTPWVGRLLARTEDPAGEKARLAARQPTGRLVSADEVAAAIQYLVSPASGATTGMSLAVDGGMSGLRLPR; from the coding sequence ATGGAGCTGAACGGTTTCGTCGCGGCGATCACCGGCGGGGGCTCGGGCATCGGGGCGGCAACCGCACGGCGGCTGTCCCTGGCCGGGGCCAAGGTCGGAATCCTCGACCTGAATCCCGGAGCCGGGCACTTCATCAAGTGTGACGTGTCGGACGGCGCGTCACTGGACGCGGCGATGTCCGAGTTGGCCGACACGTACGGCGGCATCGATCTTTTGATCAACAGCGCCGGGATCAGCTCGGTCGGCACGGTCGAGGAGAACGACGACGCCGAGTGGGCGCGGGTCCTCGACGTGAACGTGACCGGAATCGCCCGTGCCTCCCGAGCCGCGCTCCCCTACCTGCGGCGCAGCCGGAACCCGGTGATCGTGAACCTGTCGTCGATCGCGGCCAGCGCCGGGCTGCTGAAACGGGCGCTCTACTCGGCGTCCAAGGGTGCGGTGCACGCGCTCACCCTGTCGATGGCCGCCGACCTGGTCGGTGAGGGGATCCGGGTGTGCTGTGTGGCCCCGGGCACCGTGGACACTCCGTGGGTGGGGCGGCTGCTGGCCCGTACCGAGGATCCGGCGGGTGAGAAGGCGCGGCTCGCCGCGCGACAACCCACCGGGCGTCTGGTCAGCGCGGATGAGGTGGCCGCGGCCATTCAATATCTGGTCAGCCCGGCCTCGGGCGCCACCACCGGAATGAGCCTGGCAGTCGACGGCGGCATGTCCGGGCTTCGGTTACCCCGCTGA
- a CDS encoding response regulator, with amino-acid sequence MTSVLVVDDQDLIRAGLVALLHAAPGLEVAGEAPDGLTAVALAARLRPDVVLMDIRMPGLDGVAATERILAGAAGGTRILVLTTFDLDEYVYAALRNGASGFLLKDISPERLIQAIHTTAAGDMIFAPSVTRRLIEAYTRTGTQSGQPSVLTVLTSRELEVLRLVATGRTNADIAADLTLGEATVKTHLNRVMTKLGLSSRAQAVVTAYESGLVVPGAG; translated from the coding sequence TTGACCAGTGTTCTCGTCGTCGACGACCAGGACCTGATCCGGGCCGGTCTGGTCGCCCTCCTGCACGCCGCGCCCGGCCTCGAGGTCGCCGGGGAGGCACCCGACGGTCTCACCGCCGTCGCCCTCGCCGCCCGGCTGCGGCCCGACGTGGTGCTGATGGACATCCGGATGCCCGGCCTGGACGGTGTCGCCGCCACCGAGCGGATCCTCGCCGGTGCGGCCGGTGGCACCCGCATCCTGGTGCTCACCACGTTCGACCTGGACGAGTACGTCTACGCGGCCCTGCGCAACGGGGCCAGCGGCTTCCTGTTGAAGGACATCAGCCCGGAACGGCTGATCCAGGCCATCCACACCACCGCCGCCGGCGACATGATCTTCGCGCCGAGTGTGACCCGGCGGCTGATCGAGGCGTACACCCGCACCGGCACCCAGTCCGGCCAGCCCTCCGTGCTGACCGTGCTGACCAGCCGCGAGCTGGAGGTGCTGCGTCTGGTCGCCACCGGCCGGACCAACGCCGACATCGCCGCCGACCTGACCCTCGGTGAGGCCACCGTGAAGACCCACCTGAACCGGGTGATGACCAAACTGGGGTTGTCCAGCCGCGCCCAGGCGGTGGTGACCGCCTACGAGTCCGGGCTGGTGGTGCCGGGGGCGGGCTGA
- a CDS encoding sensor histidine kinase, with product MQAMPGRALLTHPMLADGALAVAMTVTSLLLGLETPVAQWKPFDAWAVLLIVAVTFPLALRRLAPGAVMLWGHTVWFVYVSLDYWPLVLAYPMLVVFYTVAAVGARWTAPTGVALGALIWIYGGWVTPGSSMASVIGQGIAIPLVVWWIGHGARQLEVTNRRLADATEELRQGQTDLARRVLVDERVRIARELHDVVAHHMSVISVQAGLARYVLRSDPDTAHGALDAVLTTSTEALDELRRMLGLLRLGREADEADARQPLPGLEGLPDLATRVSGAGLPVVLTVSGTARPLPQGIALTAYRIVQESLTNALKHAGPATATVLVRFEAEALTITVTDDGPGQPSSSGSGHGLVGLRERAALYSGSLDAGPQGTHGFRVSARLPYPQP from the coding sequence ATGCAGGCCATGCCGGGCCGCGCCCTGCTCACCCACCCGATGCTCGCCGACGGCGCGCTGGCCGTAGCCATGACCGTGACCAGTCTGCTGCTCGGTCTGGAGACCCCGGTCGCCCAGTGGAAGCCGTTCGACGCGTGGGCGGTCCTGCTGATCGTCGCGGTCACGTTCCCGCTGGCTCTGCGGCGGCTGGCGCCCGGTGCGGTGATGCTGTGGGGGCACACGGTCTGGTTCGTGTACGTGAGCCTCGACTATTGGCCGCTCGTCCTCGCGTACCCCATGCTTGTCGTCTTCTACACCGTGGCCGCCGTCGGTGCACGGTGGACCGCGCCGACCGGGGTGGCGCTCGGCGCCCTCATCTGGATCTACGGCGGCTGGGTCACGCCCGGTTCGTCGATGGCCAGCGTGATCGGGCAGGGCATCGCGATTCCGCTGGTGGTGTGGTGGATCGGGCACGGCGCCCGGCAGTTGGAGGTCACCAACCGGCGGCTCGCCGACGCCACCGAGGAGTTGCGGCAGGGGCAGACCGACCTGGCCCGGCGGGTGCTGGTCGACGAGCGGGTCCGGATCGCGCGCGAACTGCACGACGTGGTCGCCCATCACATGTCGGTGATCTCGGTGCAGGCCGGATTGGCCCGGTACGTGCTGCGTTCCGACCCGGACACGGCGCACGGAGCCCTCGACGCGGTGCTGACCACCAGCACCGAGGCGCTCGACGAACTGCGGCGGATGCTCGGGCTGCTGCGACTCGGGCGGGAAGCCGACGAGGCCGACGCCCGGCAGCCACTGCCCGGCCTGGAAGGGCTGCCGGACCTGGCCACCCGGGTCTCCGGGGCCGGGCTGCCGGTGGTGCTCACCGTCTCGGGGACCGCCCGGCCGCTGCCGCAGGGCATCGCGCTGACCGCGTACCGGATCGTCCAGGAGTCGCTGACCAACGCCCTCAAACACGCTGGTCCGGCCACCGCGACGGTGCTCGTCCGGTTCGAGGCGGAGGCGCTGACCATCACGGTGACCGACGACGGGCCCGGGCAGCCGTCGTCGTCCGGGAGCGGGCACGGGCTGGTCGGGCTGCGGGAACGCGCCGCTCTCTACAGTGGCAGCCTGGACGCGGGTCCACAGGGGACACACGGCTTCCGGGTGTCGGCTAGGCTTCCGTACCCTCAGCCTTGA
- a CDS encoding fumarylacetoacetate hydrolase family protein encodes MRYLRVGPAGAERPVLYSGGSLYDLSPVTADIDAAFLAGGGFQGDPADLPPADVDGGRVGPPIARPGVILCVGQNYAAHAAESGAQPPAEPIVFYKAPNTVVGPEDDIRLPRGSERTDWEVELGVVIGRTARYLSSPEEALACVAGYVVVDDVSEREFQLDRSGGQWSKGKSCETFNPLGPWLVTPDEVSFPLRLRSWVNGEPRQDSSTADMIFDVGFLIWHLSQFTVLEPGDLINTGTPQGVALSGRFPYLQPGDVVETEIEGLGRQRSGVVKQ; translated from the coding sequence TTGAGATATCTACGAGTGGGCCCGGCCGGCGCGGAACGGCCGGTTCTCTACTCCGGGGGCTCGCTCTACGACCTGTCCCCGGTGACCGCCGACATCGACGCGGCGTTCCTGGCCGGGGGCGGTTTCCAGGGCGATCCGGCCGATCTGCCGCCGGCCGACGTGGACGGTGGCCGGGTCGGCCCGCCGATCGCCCGGCCGGGAGTGATCCTGTGCGTGGGGCAGAACTACGCGGCGCACGCGGCCGAGTCCGGCGCCCAGCCGCCGGCCGAGCCGATCGTCTTCTACAAGGCCCCGAACACGGTGGTCGGGCCGGAGGACGACATCCGGTTGCCGCGCGGTTCCGAGCGCACCGACTGGGAGGTGGAGCTGGGTGTGGTGATCGGCCGTACCGCCCGCTACCTGTCCTCCCCCGAGGAGGCGCTGGCCTGCGTCGCCGGGTACGTGGTGGTCGACGACGTGTCGGAGCGGGAGTTCCAGCTCGACCGGTCGGGTGGGCAGTGGTCGAAGGGCAAGTCGTGCGAGACGTTCAATCCGCTCGGGCCGTGGCTGGTCACGCCGGACGAGGTGAGCTTCCCGCTGCGGCTGCGGTCCTGGGTGAACGGTGAACCGCGGCAAGACTCCAGCACCGCCGACATGATCTTCGACGTGGGGTTCCTGATCTGGCACCTCTCCCAGTTCACCGTGCTGGAACCGGGCGACCTGATCAACACCGGGACGCCGCAGGGGGTGGCGTTGTCCGGCCGCTTCCCCTACCTGCAGCCGGGTGACGTGGTGGAGACCGAGATCGAAGGGCTGGGGCGGCAGCGCAGCGGGGTGGTGAAACAATGA
- a CDS encoding enolase C-terminal domain-like protein, with the protein MKVASVTSHDIRFPTSLSLDGSDAMNPDPDYSAAYVILKADNGAEGHGFTFTIGRGNEVCRAALDALAPLIIGADLSDLGDFSRRLTHDSQIRWLGPEKGVMHLAAAAVINAAWDLVASRAQKPLWQLLSEISPDELVNLVDFRYLTDAITPAAARDLLADAVPGRADRAAHIQKIGYPAYTTSAGWLGYPDEKIDRLAREAVADGFRQIKLKVGADQADDVRRFALARAAVGPDIRIAVDANQRWGVSEALDWMTALAPYDPWWIEEPTSPDDILGHAAIRQGLSKAAPGGGPIRVATGEHVQNRIVFKQLLQAEAIDFVQLDACRVAGVNENIAILLLAAVFGKPVCPHAGGVGLCEAVQHLSFFDYVAVSGSLDDRVIEYVDHLHEHFADPVVIERGSYRAPSAPGFSTRMRQESLVRYAYPEGEAWS; encoded by the coding sequence ATGAAGGTCGCCTCGGTCACCAGCCACGACATCCGGTTCCCGACGTCGCTGTCGCTCGACGGGTCGGACGCGATGAATCCCGACCCGGACTACTCGGCGGCCTACGTCATATTGAAAGCGGACAACGGGGCGGAAGGGCACGGGTTCACCTTCACCATCGGGCGCGGCAACGAGGTGTGCCGGGCAGCCTTGGACGCCCTGGCCCCGCTGATCATCGGCGCGGATTTATCCGACTTGGGGGATTTTTCGCGACGCCTCACCCATGACTCGCAGATCCGCTGGCTGGGTCCGGAGAAGGGCGTCATGCACCTGGCGGCGGCAGCCGTCATCAACGCCGCCTGGGATCTGGTCGCCTCTCGCGCGCAGAAGCCGCTCTGGCAACTCCTGTCCGAAATATCGCCGGACGAGCTGGTCAACCTGGTCGACTTCCGGTACCTGACCGACGCGATCACCCCGGCCGCCGCACGAGACCTGCTCGCCGATGCGGTTCCGGGCCGAGCGGACCGCGCCGCGCATATCCAGAAAATCGGATACCCCGCGTACACCACGTCAGCGGGATGGCTCGGTTACCCCGACGAGAAGATCGACAGACTGGCGCGGGAGGCCGTCGCGGACGGCTTCCGGCAGATCAAACTCAAGGTCGGTGCGGACCAGGCCGATGACGTACGCCGATTCGCTCTCGCCCGTGCCGCAGTCGGCCCGGACATCCGCATCGCGGTCGACGCCAACCAGCGCTGGGGCGTGTCCGAGGCGCTGGACTGGATGACCGCGCTCGCCCCGTACGACCCCTGGTGGATCGAGGAACCGACCAGCCCCGACGACATCCTGGGTCATGCCGCGATCCGTCAAGGGCTGTCGAAGGCGGCTCCCGGTGGTGGGCCGATCCGGGTGGCGACCGGCGAGCACGTGCAGAACCGGATCGTCTTCAAGCAGCTGCTGCAGGCCGAGGCGATCGACTTCGTGCAATTGGACGCCTGCCGGGTCGCCGGGGTCAACGAGAACATCGCGATCCTGCTGCTGGCCGCGGTCTTCGGCAAGCCGGTCTGTCCGCACGCCGGTGGTGTCGGCCTGTGCGAGGCGGTGCAGCATCTGTCGTTCTTCGACTACGTGGCGGTCTCCGGGAGTCTCGACGACCGGGTCATCGAGTACGTGGATCACCTGCACGAGCACTTCGCCGACCCGGTCGTGATCGAACGGGGCTCCTACCGGGCTCCGTCGGCGCCCGGCTTCTCGACCCGGATGCGGCAGGAGTCGCTGGTCCGGTACGCGTACCCGGAGGGTGAGGCATGGAGCTGA